The Herpetosiphonaceae bacterium genomic sequence CACGAGCTGATCGCACATCGGCAGCAGCGCCGCGCGAATACCGAGCGCCGTCGCCAGCGTATGCGTCACCTCGGTCAGCGTTTGCCCGGCCCGAAGACGCTCCGTGCGCGCGATATGCGTTGCGAAATCACGATCGCCGAGGCGAAACCACATATCGTAGCCATACCGTCCGAGCATCTCTAGCGTCTGCCAGGTATCGCCGACCACGCCCCAGCCGGTTTCGGGATTGGCGATGCCCGCCAGCGTGTACATCACCGTATCGGCGTCGGGGCTGATCCGCAGGCCGAATAGCTCAAAATCATCCGCCGTATTCACGACGATCGTCAGCTCATCTGGCGGTAGCGCCTGGTAGAGGCCGTGAGCGAGCTTTGCGCCGCCGACGCCGCCCGCAAGTGCAACAATCATTCGTCGCACCCGTAGGTGACAACACGATCGATCGTCATCCGAAGCGTGACCCGCTGCTGGCTCTGGAACTTTGTCACCCAGGCATCCGCAACCTCCTGGGGGAAATAGCGTGTCGCCAGGATCGCCGCGTCGGCCTGGGCAACTGCCTGATCGTCGATCATGATTGCCGTCCCGGTGATCGTCAGATAGCGATAGCCATCTTCGATACACACCGAGATGCGCGAGTCGCGCTCTACATTCTTGAATTTAACGCGACCTTCGGCGGTATTCATCATGATCTCATCGCCTTGCACGTCATACCAGACTACCGACTGATGCGGCGTACCGTCAAGATTGATCGTGGCGAGCACGGCAAAACGGGGGGCTTCCAAAAACGAACGAATCTGTTCCGACAGCATAAGTAGATTGTACTCCTTCGTCTCGACAGGAACGTAGCTTCGGCTGGAACACTCATAGTAACACAAACGGCACGCGCCGTGGGAGGATTGATCTATCAGCGACCGTATATTGGTTACGTCGATAGCGTTCCTTTCGTCCACAGACTATGGTACGATATACGCCACAAGAAGCAATCAGCCTGTACTACAATCTTTGGAGCACTCTCTCTACCTTCCATCCTAAGCTCATCGTGGAACACCCTCGCCCGTCTATCGATACGAGAGCCGAATCAGTGATGAGGCTGCTGCTGCTATCTTCCTAGCAGCGCGGACCGAGCAAGCCTATGGTATATGTGCGCTTGAATCAGATCCAACGACTAGCACTTGGCATTACGCTGATCTATGTGGTGTTTGCCAGTATCTGGATCATTCTGACCGATCCGCTGATTGAGCGGCTCGCGCTCGATCCACGCACTGCGTCTATCTTACACATACTCCAGGGCGGGATCTTCGTTTTCGTCACCAGCGTGTTGCTCTTCGTCCTGACCTACCGCGAGATGCTGGGGCTTCAGCGGGTCCAGCAGCGCTATCACGCGCTGTTCGAGGGCTCGCAGGATGCGTTGTTCGTGCTCGATGCGCAGGGCCGCAACCTGGATGCGAACGGCGCGGCGCTCAAGCTCACCGGCTACACGCTCGACGAGCTACGGCATCTGAACGCCATCGATCTGGTGCCTGCGCGTGAGCGCGAGCGCTTTGCCGCCTGCCTGCGCGCGTTCGATGCGAGCACAGACAGCCAGTATGTCGCCGCGCACCGGCTGCAGACCAGAGCGGGCACGATCGTGCCGATCGAAGTTTCGGTCAGCCCGATCCAGTTCGCCAGACAACAGGCGCTGCTGTGCATTGCCCGCGATACCAGACGGCGGCACGAGGCAGAGGCGGCGGTGCGGAAAAGCGAGGAGCGCTTTCGGCTGCTGATCGACGCAGCGCCCGTAGCCATGACCCTGAGCCGCGACAACACGACGATCTACACCAACGAGGCCTATCGCAGCCTCTTTGGCTACGCCGATCGGTCTTTCGTGTACGGCACATCGTTTCTCAATCGGGTCGCGCCGTGCGAGCGCGAGCGCATCGCGCGGCTCATCGATCAGCGACAAGCGGGCAGCGGCCTGCTCCCATCCTACGAAACGCTTGCGCAGCGCAGCGATGGCTCCACGTTTCCCATCCACGTCGATGTCACGCGCATCGAGCTACCCGACGGCCCCGCTGAGCTGGCGTTCGTCACCGATATTACCGAGCGCAAGCGCGCCGAAGAGGTGATCATCAAGTCGCGGGATTTCCACCTCTCGCTCTTCGAGGAGTTTCCGGCGCTGATCTGGCGGGCCGATCCGAGCGGCGAGTGCAATTACTTCAATAAGACCTGGCTCGCGTTCAGAGGGCGGACGCTCGAACAAGAGCTGGCGGGGTGGCGTAGCGCGATCCCAGCCGAGGATCTGGCGCGCTGCCGTGAGATCTTTGTCAGGGCCTTCCGCGAGCGCAGCCCGTTCGAGACAGAGTACCGGCTTCAGCGCCACGATGGCGAGTATCGCTGGATTCTGGACTACGGCAGGCCCTTCTGCGATCTCGACGGCACGTTTGCGGGCTACATCGGCGCGTGCTACGACATCACCGATCGCAAACAGGCGGCGGAGGCGCTGCGCGAGGCCGAGGAGCGGCTGCGCACCATCGTCGCCAGCGCGCCGATCACGCTCTTCGCGATCGATCGTAACGGCGTGTTCACCTTCGTCGAGGGCAAGGGCCGGAACATTCTCGCCCCACCAGGCAGCGATCTCGTCGGTCAGTCGGTCGGTGATGTGTACGCCGACTATCCCGAAGTGTACGAGCGCGTGCGGCGCGCGCTCGGCGGCGAGTCCTTCACCGCGACGAGTCAGATCGGCAGATATACCTTTGAAACCCACTGGACGCCGATGCATGGCGCGGGGGGCCAGGTTGCAGGCGTGATCGGCGTGGCGGTCGATGTCACCGAGCGGCAGCAGGCCCAGGTGGCGCTGCAAGAGTCCGAGGCGAACCTGCGGGCGATCTTTGACAATGCTTACCAAACTGTCATGTTGCTGGACCGCGATCTGCGCGTTAAATCGTATAATCGTTTTGCTCAGATGGCCGTGACGGCGATCTACGGCAAGCAGATCGAGATCGGTCGCCCGATGCTGGAGTATATCCCGCCGGAGGATACCGACCTCTTTATCGATCTTTTCAACAAAACGCTGGCGGGCACAACCCAGATGATCGAGCGTCCGACGAGCGGCAGCAACGGCACGGAATGGTGGGAGCTCTACTATAATCCGCTCCGAACGGCGAGCGGTGAGATCTCCGGCGTGGCCTTTACCGCGCGTAATATTACCGAGCGCAAGCGCGCCGAAGAAGAACTCCGCCGCACCGAAGAGCAGCTTCGTACCGTGATCGCCAGCGCGCCGATCATTTTACTGGCATTCGATCGGCAGGGCATGGTCACGGTTTCGGAGGGCAAGGCGCTTGAAACGCTGGGGCTGACATCCGGCGAGCTTGTCGGTCGCTCGATCTTCGAGGTCTACCACGACCATCCGCATATGGTCGCGCACGCGCACCGTGCGCTGGCTGGCGAGGCGTACACGGCTGTGGTACAAATCGAGGGGCTGACCTTTGAGATGCGCCTGGCGCCCGTTCGGGACGAAGATGGCGCTGTCTCCGGCGTGATCATCGTCGCGACCGACATCACCGATCGGCAGCAGGCCGAGATGCTGCTGCGCGAAACCGAGGCGCGCGAGCAGGCGATTCTGAACGGCACGAGCGACTACGTGTATCTG encodes the following:
- a CDS encoding PPOX class F420-dependent oxidoreductase yields the protein MLSEQIRSFLEAPRFAVLATINLDGTPHQSVVWYDVQGDEIMMNTAEGRVKFKNVERDSRISVCIEDGYRYLTITGTAIMIDDQAVAQADAAILATRYFPQEVADAWVTKFQSQQRVTLRMTIDRVVTYGCDE
- a CDS encoding PAS domain S-box protein; protein product: MVYVRLNQIQRLALGITLIYVVFASIWIILTDPLIERLALDPRTASILHILQGGIFVFVTSVLLFVLTYREMLGLQRVQQRYHALFEGSQDALFVLDAQGRNLDANGAALKLTGYTLDELRHLNAIDLVPARERERFAACLRAFDASTDSQYVAAHRLQTRAGTIVPIEVSVSPIQFARQQALLCIARDTRRRHEAEAAVRKSEERFRLLIDAAPVAMTLSRDNTTIYTNEAYRSLFGYADRSFVYGTSFLNRVAPCERERIARLIDQRQAGSGLLPSYETLAQRSDGSTFPIHVDVTRIELPDGPAELAFVTDITERKRAEEVIIKSRDFHLSLFEEFPALIWRADPSGECNYFNKTWLAFRGRTLEQELAGWRSAIPAEDLARCREIFVRAFRERSPFETEYRLQRHDGEYRWILDYGRPFCDLDGTFAGYIGACYDITDRKQAAEALREAEERLRTIVASAPITLFAIDRNGVFTFVEGKGRNILAPPGSDLVGQSVGDVYADYPEVYERVRRALGGESFTATSQIGRYTFETHWTPMHGAGGQVAGVIGVAVDVTERQQAQVALQESEANLRAIFDNAYQTVMLLDRDLRVKSYNRFAQMAVTAIYGKQIEIGRPMLEYIPPEDTDLFIDLFNKTLAGTTQMIERPTSGSNGTEWWELYYNPLRTASGEISGVAFTARNITERKRAEEELRRTEEQLRTVIASAPIILLAFDRQGMVTVSEGKALETLGLTSGELVGRSIFEVYHDHPHMVAHAHRALAGEAYTAVVQIEGLTFEMRLAPVRDEDGAVSGVIIVATDITDRQQAEMLLRETEAREQAILNGTSDYVYLKDREGRFLLVNPATARLIGRPADELIGQYSLDVFIPEAADELYRTDQVVLSTGQMYQTEINWTKDGQTRTLLLQKSPHRDAKGQIQGIIGIGRDITDRKRMERALQDARDVYLTLVEEAPMLVWRTDRHGACDFVNKQWLEFTGATPDQVRGNGWLGFVSTRDREVVGEAYTAAWQERDIFEAEFRARRYDGVERWMVTRGTPFFDDHGAFAGYIGTCTDINERKRQEQIKDDFLALASHELRTPLSTLIGYIHLVKRWSTKQQIDARIERALAAMSSESEQLERLINDLLDVSRIQTGRLHIRCYPLDMSAVVRRIIDGLQMVYPEHIFTLDLPGDAPIIVTADMQRIEQVITNLCTNAAKYSPTGTQIEIRLQATDQAVELRVGDQGLGIPAADLPYIFDRFYQVQRPVRESRPGLGLGLFITHEIVRQHNGTITVESVENHGSTFTVRLPIEHKPSEEFSADADPTVHPSA